Below is a window of Drosophila bipectinata strain 14024-0381.07 chromosome XR, DbipHiC1v2, whole genome shotgun sequence DNA.
GCTACGCCTACTCGTTCGTTTACTTCTTAATTGTTACATTATCCCTATCTGCGTGAGACTTGTTCTTTCTGCTTTTTAATGACGCTTATTTTCGAACGTCTAGTGCGCATCTGCTGACCATCAGTGCTGCCACCATTGGCCTTGTACTCCCTCATGGCGCAAACGTAGTCCTCCTTGGCCTTGGCAGCCTTGGCCTCCCACTCCGACTTGTCCGTCATTGAACGCCATAATTCACCTGCCTTCCTAGTCACCTCGGTTACTTTGATCCCGGGGTTATCTTCTTTTATGGACTCACGGATACTGCTGAGCCACAGCATGTAGGAGGAAAGTGGGCGTTTCGGTCTTTCGGCCATTTcagttcgtttttttttgttaaatatttcgaGCTTCTCATGTGAGTTTGAAGTTAGTACTGATTTTCCCAAGAATACTTTTCTCAGTCGTTTGACAATTAAAGAATATAGTCTACTGATTTCAGTTCTATTTCCTGAAACACGAAATTTACGGCACCGTTgcttacaaatattaaatgagaGTTCCCCCATACCCGCTATTCAGACTTTACGATAGTCTATAATActgggtgacaataaataacccggacaaactttgaaacaatctattataaatgtgttattatgcagcccttaaataaatgcatttatcgatagcttgtacttttctgaaaaaaatataattacatttttatgattcccatcaatttgatatttgtttcgagatgtctaacaatcgttgtgcaa
It encodes the following:
- the LOC122321929 gene encoding high mobility group protein D-like, which translates into the protein MGELSFNICKQRCRKFRVSGNRTEISRLYSLIVKRLRKVFLGKSVLTSNSHEKLEIFNKKKRTEMAERPKRPLSSYMLWLSSIRESIKEDNPGIKVTEVTRKAGELWRSMTDKSEWEAKAAKAKEDYVCAMREYKANGGSTDGQQMRTRRSKISVIKKQKEQVSRR